In Dromiciops gliroides isolate mDroGli1 chromosome 4, mDroGli1.pri, whole genome shotgun sequence, one DNA window encodes the following:
- the LOC122755056 gene encoding LOW QUALITY PROTEIN: methyltransferase-like protein 22 (The sequence of the model RefSeq protein was modified relative to this genomic sequence to represent the inferred CDS: inserted 1 base in 1 codon), with the protein MVDSEEEEAMEEITFKSDTVLSHVQLNTPNRRHLMVRLNAVGQPVFLSQFKLLWNKESWKDTQVQGKNQKDIQIENTVHEDRSIQEHCGKSSNSVDFLNKNETQTCPSIRIEALLDDDGDLEVVRRPRVFSETEQKELSRNKIHPKILTQGAENFNEEEQENIHHNMVKIEHTMATPLEDVGKQVWREAFLLADYILFQRDLFKSCTVLELGASTGIASIITATVAKTVYCIDVGEDLLAKCQWNVALNRNLTATGGGAVKMIKELDWLKDDLCTDPQVPFSWSEEEISDLYAHTTIIMAADVFXDDDLTDALFKTLYRITHNLKNICTIYLSIEKRSSGRSLLH; encoded by the exons ATGGTAGACTCAGAAGAGGAGGAAGCTATGgaagaaataacatttaaaagtgACACCGTGCTGTCTCATGTGCAACTAAATACCCCAAACAGAAGGCACCTCATGGTGCGTCTGAATGCTGTTGGCCAACCTGTTTTTCTGTCACAATTCAAACTTCTGTGGAACAAAGAATCTTGGAAAGATACTCAAGTTCAGGGTAAAAACCAAAAAGACATTCAAATAGAAAATACAGTACATGAAGACAGAAGTATTCAGGAACACTGTGGCAAGAGTAGCAATTCTGTCGATTTTCTGAACAAGAATGAAACTCAAACTTGCCCTTCTATAAGAATAGAAGCTCTATTGGATGATGATGGTGACTTGGAAGTGGTGAGAAGACCACGGGTTTTCtctgaaacagaacaaaaagagctatcaagaaataaaatacatcCTAAAATCCTAACCCAGGGAGCAGAAAATTTCAatgaagaagagcaagaaaataTCCACCACAACATGGTTAAAATAGAGCACACCATGGCCACCCCTCTGGAAGATGTTGGCAAACAGGTGTGGCGAGAAGCTTTCCTTCTAGCTGACTACATCCTGTTCCAACGTGATCTGTTCAAAAGTTGCACTGTGCTTGAGCTTGGGGCCAGCACCGGAATTGCCAGCATCATCACAGCAACTGTTGCTAAGACTGTTTACTGCATAGATGTGGGTGAAGATCTCCTGGCTAAGTGCCAATGGAATGTTGCCCTAAACCGGAACCTGACTGCAACTGGAGGAGGTGCAGTTAAGAT gattaaagaactGGATTGGCTAAAAGATGACTTGTGCACTGATCCTCAAGTTCCTTTCAGTTGGTCTGAAGAAGAAATTTCTGACTTATATGCTCATACTACTATCATAATGGCAGCTGATGTTT GTGATGATGACCTCACAGATGCTTTATTTAAAACACTCTACAGAATTACTcacaatttgaaaaatatttgtacaATCTACTTATCAATAGAGAAAAGGAGCTCTGGAAGATCGTTGCTGCACTAA